A region from the Kineothrix sp. IPX-CK genome encodes:
- a CDS encoding rubrerythrin has translation MNYYRYNNYGYGINNQEFPYVPVLDMSATQQQIQSVGMFTYPQNLQNALDLIQQALIGENEDRMFYSWLIENAPSDKEKEIISGIREAEIGHFELFNQIYNEVSGMMPQQAPGEQFTPPENYCVGLENAILKEENAVQKYREILYAMQNRVHINMMTEIITDAIRHGMLYNYLYAKNSCKG, from the coding sequence TTGAATTATTATAGATATAACAACTATGGATATGGCATTAACAATCAGGAATTCCCTTACGTACCGGTGCTGGATATGTCTGCAACACAACAGCAGATTCAATCCGTCGGAATGTTCACATACCCCCAAAATCTTCAGAACGCTCTCGATTTAATCCAACAGGCACTCATAGGTGAAAATGAAGATAGGATGTTTTATAGCTGGTTGATAGAAAATGCTCCTTCGGATAAGGAAAAAGAAATAATCAGCGGTATTCGTGAAGCTGAAATTGGTCATTTTGAATTATTTAATCAGATATACAATGAGGTATCAGGTATGATGCCGCAACAAGCTCCAGGTGAACAGTTTACTCCGCCCGAGAATTATTGCGTTGGATTGGAAAACGCTATACTTAAAGAAGAAAATGCTGTACAGAAATATCGAGAAATCCTTTACGCCATGCAGAATCGCGTGCATATCAATATGATGACAGAAATCATAACAGATGCAATCAGGCACGGCATGCTTTATAATTATCTTTATGCTAAAAATAGCTGTAAAGGATGA
- a CDS encoding GH25 family lysozyme, protein MSIKIGHSSIDENNKISGGAAGDQTEKEVCIRSWYSKPWQFVLRCKDSNKAELMANACEKGCTNAAIGYDQGSRNSLNTQAQKVNYDLSKITTPCECDCSSFMTVCAQAAGINIPYNSTNAPTTSTMKSAFLSTGEFEVLTDSKYITTDAYLRRGDILVKAGSHTVMALENGSSYNSSITTSSVNASTQKCIDVSSYQGVINWTQVKNSGIALAILRGVTKNGNMDTTFETNYRNAISAGVNIIGVYHFSYSLDEATAKKDAENMISKLNGKNIEIYLDLEWATQGVLGKSKVTSIAKTYVNTCKSLGYTCHIYSNLDWYKNKYNASELSALGCRFWIARYSSSDDGTVKESLKPNIGEYIWQYSSKGKVSGINGNVDMNVIYNYTSSSTQPATTPSNSITETSITLLGKITTTSSNLTIRSQPNTTSTKLGYYTKASVVQLIAKTSNGWYKTDKGYISVSYVCDAIGQVYNCGGLNFRKSNESEIDNVIETLKPGDEINLLKEENGWYKAKAKLEDGTVGVGWVSKKYIKIL, encoded by the coding sequence ATGTCTATAAAAATCGGACACTCATCTATAGATGAAAACAATAAAATTTCTGGCGGAGCTGCCGGAGATCAAACCGAAAAAGAAGTCTGCATACGCTCTTGGTACTCTAAACCTTGGCAATTTGTTCTAAGATGTAAAGATTCTAACAAGGCGGAATTAATGGCTAATGCTTGCGAAAAGGGATGCACGAATGCCGCGATAGGATACGACCAGGGAAGTAGAAACTCTCTTAACACACAAGCCCAAAAAGTGAATTATGATTTAAGCAAAATAACAACTCCATGTGAATGTGATTGTAGTTCTTTTATGACGGTATGCGCACAGGCTGCCGGTATAAATATCCCTTACAATAGCACAAATGCCCCCACTACTTCTACAATGAAATCCGCATTTCTTTCTACAGGCGAATTTGAAGTATTAACAGATTCAAAATACATTACTACCGATGCTTATTTAAGACGTGGAGATATTCTTGTAAAAGCTGGCTCTCATACGGTAATGGCACTTGAAAATGGTTCTTCTTATAATTCATCTATTACTACTTCATCTGTAAATGCATCAACACAAAAGTGTATTGATGTCAGCTCATATCAAGGCGTAATAAATTGGACTCAAGTAAAAAATAGCGGTATCGCTCTAGCTATATTGCGTGGTGTTACTAAAAATGGAAACATGGATACTACTTTTGAAACAAATTATAGGAATGCAATATCCGCTGGCGTAAATATAATTGGAGTTTATCACTTCTCATATTCTCTCGACGAAGCAACTGCAAAAAAAGATGCCGAGAATATGATTAGTAAACTAAACGGCAAAAATATTGAAATTTATCTTGATTTAGAATGGGCAACACAGGGTGTTCTGGGAAAATCTAAAGTTACATCAATAGCAAAAACATATGTAAATACATGTAAATCTCTTGGTTATACATGCCATATTTATTCTAATTTAGATTGGTATAAAAATAAGTATAACGCAAGCGAGTTGTCTGCCTTAGGATGTAGATTCTGGATAGCAAGATATTCGTCAAGCGATGATGGTACTGTAAAAGAATCATTAAAACCAAATATAGGCGAATATATATGGCAATATTCATCCAAAGGTAAGGTTTCTGGTATTAACGGAAATGTAGATATGAATGTAATTTATAATTATACGAGTTCAAGCACACAGCCTGCCACTACTCCTTCTAATTCTATTACTGAAACTTCTATTACACTTCTTGGTAAAATCACCACCACTTCATCCAATTTAACTATTCGTTCACAACCAAATACTACATCTACAAAGTTGGGTTACTATACCAAAGCTTCTGTTGTTCAATTAATTGCAAAGACCTCAAATGGCTGGTATAAGACTGATAAAGGATATATTTCAGTAAGTTATGTATGTGATGCTATTGGACAAGTGTATAATTGCGGTGGGTTAAATTTTAGGAAATCTAATGAGTCAGAAATTGACAATGTAATTGAGACATTAAAACCGGGAGATGAAATCAATCTTCTAAAAGAAGAAAACGGTTGGTACAAGGCCAAAGCCAAATTGGAAGACGGTACTGTAGGTGTAGGATGGGTATCAAAGAAATACATAAAAATATTATAA
- a CDS encoding AraC family transcriptional regulator translates to MEICGIKQYMTYLEHYFGIKESMESDYIRYTLPQEIGEGFFELFHSPGKYQVWITNAQTKLDIDMSYTQDENTYIGMSYVEIDSCRENMIDRSDSDIHSWRTSCSLPSDSIVYGVCKAGKPIYAVNVILFKEFFLNCSEKYNADQYFDVIKTIQSFDEQAFMHELYPILAEMLHSSYKETAKKLFIKSNIYAIAAHLISLCDAERTHPNVTLSKFDIQQIRSIPSILREQMSDPPSIPSLSRMVALNEFKLKAGFKKVFNTTIYEYLRQMRAELAIELLKKKFPLLTCNRLVP, encoded by the coding sequence ATGGAAATTTGCGGAATTAAACAGTATATGACCTATTTAGAGCATTACTTCGGTATAAAAGAATCTATGGAATCCGATTATATCCGGTACACATTGCCGCAGGAAATTGGTGAAGGTTTTTTTGAATTGTTTCACTCTCCGGGTAAATATCAGGTCTGGATCACCAATGCCCAAACAAAACTGGATATTGATATGTCCTATACACAAGATGAGAATACTTATATTGGTATGTCCTATGTGGAAATTGACTCATGCCGTGAAAACATGATTGATAGATCAGATTCAGATATACATTCTTGGAGGACAAGTTGTTCGCTTCCTTCAGATAGTATTGTTTATGGCGTGTGCAAAGCGGGTAAGCCGATATATGCGGTCAATGTTATTTTATTTAAAGAATTTTTTCTCAATTGCTCAGAGAAATATAATGCAGATCAATATTTTGATGTTATAAAGACTATCCAAAGCTTTGACGAACAGGCTTTTATGCACGAACTTTATCCTATTCTTGCGGAAATGCTCCACTCCTCTTATAAGGAAACTGCAAAAAAGCTATTTATAAAAAGTAATATTTATGCTATCGCCGCACACCTTATCAGTTTGTGTGATGCAGAGCGCACACACCCAAATGTTACGCTGAGTAAATTTGATATTCAGCAAATCCGTAGTATTCCCTCTATTCTGAGAGAACAAATGAGTGATCCACCTTCAATCCCCTCGCTTTCACGCATGGTTGCCTTGAATGAATTCAAACTGAAAGCAGGCTTTAAGAAGGTTTTCAATACTACCATTTACGAATATTTGCGCCAAATGAGAGCCGAGCTTGCCATTGAACTCCTGAAAAAAAAATTCCCCCTATTGACTTGTAACCGTCTTGTCCCATAA
- a CDS encoding helix-turn-helix transcriptional regulator: MDMYEYIKQALKIRRLNERQLAFLLDKSPQNINRRLKADMKVSFIESIADFLNCDVDIRFIDRYSKRPLI, from the coding sequence ATGGATATGTATGAGTATATTAAACAGGCACTGAAGATACGCAGATTAAACGAAAGGCAGCTGGCTTTTTTGTTGGATAAGTCACCACAGAATATAAATAGAAGGTTAAAGGCTGATATGAAAGTTTCATTTATAGAAAGTATTGCTGACTTTTTGAATTGTGATGTTGATATTAGGTTTATTGATAGATATAGTAAGAGGCCGTTGATATGA
- a CDS encoding bile acid:sodium symporter, with product MSKFEKYQTLIIFAAMPLGLLLGQIGIIEQYAENLVTPFLFVMLFGAFLNIPLKDYRKAFTNVRFSITTILINFVWTPILVWILGKIFLTGSPVMQIGFIMLMVTPCTDWYLIFTNVAKGNVPLSTTVLPVNLVFQIVLLPVYLLIFGGVTGTVNIEEVINSVMIMLIFPFLMAQIGKWLLNKIQNSDKKEKIFSIFTALQTILLAMAIMAMFASKGKNLLASLNVVAVLLIPIVLFYIINFILAQGVGKGFHYSYEDTASLTLTTIAKNSPMTLGVALMAFPNEPLIHLIMVIEPLIELPAMMLITRMLLIIRKRRPVNTGI from the coding sequence ATGAGCAAATTTGAAAAATACCAAACACTAATTATATTTGCAGCCATGCCGCTCGGTCTGTTACTCGGTCAGATTGGAATAATAGAACAATATGCAGAGAATCTTGTAACTCCATTTTTGTTTGTCATGTTGTTCGGCGCTTTTTTGAATATTCCGTTAAAGGACTATCGCAAAGCATTTACTAATGTACGGTTTTCCATTACAACTATTTTAATCAACTTTGTCTGGACACCAATATTGGTATGGATTTTAGGAAAAATATTCCTAACCGGCTCTCCGGTCATGCAGATTGGATTTATTATGTTAATGGTCACCCCCTGTACCGACTGGTATCTGATATTCACCAATGTGGCAAAGGGAAACGTTCCTTTATCAACGACCGTTTTACCTGTCAATCTTGTTTTCCAGATAGTGTTGCTTCCGGTTTATCTTCTGATTTTTGGCGGAGTAACAGGTACTGTTAACATTGAAGAAGTGATAAACAGCGTGATGATCATGCTTATTTTTCCCTTTTTAATGGCGCAAATCGGGAAATGGCTGTTAAACAAGATACAAAATAGTGACAAAAAAGAAAAAATATTCAGCATATTCACTGCCTTGCAGACTATACTGCTTGCCATGGCGATTATGGCAATGTTTGCTTCAAAGGGAAAAAATCTTTTAGCAAGCTTGAATGTTGTGGCGGTATTACTTATTCCGATCGTTTTGTTCTATATTATCAATTTCATTTTAGCGCAGGGAGTAGGAAAGGGTTTTCATTATTCCTATGAAGATACAGCCAGTCTGACATTGACGACGATTGCGAAAAATTCACCGATGACACTTGGTGTAGCGCTTATGGCTTTTCCGAACGAACCGCTTATACATTTGATTATGGTGATTGAGCCGCTCATTGAACTTCCGGCAATGATGCTCATTACAAGAATGCTGCTTATCATTCGCAAGCGGCGTCCGGTAAATACGGGAATCTGA
- a CDS encoding pirin family protein, which translates to MENKIISTGKLGFQMQVKNPFIACMHHQDAFPMGNDQMEPIVPSKEKPAGGEFDHDAPWRMYYGDTVPGFPVHPHRGFETVTVVLEGFVDHADGLGAMGRYGNGDVQWMTAGAGLQHSEMFPLLSKTQPNPMELFQIWINLPAKSKFVPPHYKMLWDEEIPVILHTDDKGGNTHIRLISGQYGQTESPEPNPDSWAGDRNNHVGIWLITMEPGAEFVIPGISSTLSRMLYYYAGNTIQIESTPLSSGYFSELAGGKSILLKNGEKTSKLLLLEGEPIQEPVAAYGPFVMNTQEEIIQAYDDYHKTQFGGWPWPQDGPVSPREKGRFALYENGREETPPQKE; encoded by the coding sequence ATGGAGAATAAAATCATTAGTACCGGAAAACTTGGATTTCAAATGCAGGTAAAAAATCCTTTTATTGCGTGTATGCACCACCAGGATGCTTTCCCCATGGGTAACGATCAGATGGAACCCATAGTGCCCAGTAAAGAGAAACCTGCGGGAGGGGAATTCGATCACGATGCTCCATGGCGCATGTATTACGGAGATACTGTTCCCGGATTTCCGGTACATCCTCATCGTGGATTTGAAACAGTAACGGTAGTATTAGAAGGATTTGTCGATCATGCCGACGGCCTTGGTGCCATGGGGCGTTATGGAAACGGTGATGTTCAGTGGATGACGGCAGGTGCAGGACTCCAGCATTCTGAAATGTTTCCTCTTTTGTCCAAGACTCAGCCCAATCCTATGGAACTGTTCCAAATTTGGATCAACCTTCCTGCAAAAAGTAAGTTTGTACCTCCTCATTATAAAATGTTGTGGGATGAAGAAATTCCTGTAATCCTTCATACCGACGACAAGGGGGGAAACACGCACATCCGCCTGATTTCGGGACAGTACGGACAGACAGAGAGTCCTGAGCCCAACCCGGATTCATGGGCCGGAGATAGAAATAACCATGTTGGAATCTGGCTCATAACTATGGAACCTGGGGCAGAATTCGTTATTCCAGGCATTTCATCTACCTTGAGCAGAATGCTGTATTATTATGCAGGCAATACAATCCAGATTGAATCAACCCCTCTTTCTTCCGGTTATTTTTCCGAACTGGCCGGCGGAAAAAGCATTCTTCTGAAAAATGGAGAAAAAACAAGCAAACTATTGCTTTTAGAGGGTGAACCTATTCAGGAACCGGTAGCTGCTTACGGCCCGTTTGTAATGAATACTCAGGAAGAAATCATACAGGCTTATGACGATTATCACAAGACCCAGTTCGGCGGATGGCCATGGCCACAGGATGGCCCTGTGTCTCCAAGAGAAAAAGGAAGATTTGCCCTTTATGAGAATGGGAGGGAAGAAACACCTCCACAAAAGGAATAG
- a CDS encoding ABC transporter ATP-binding protein produces the protein MLKKVLILTDRSDKELKKSILASFLAQLSLSLPVMILMMTFMEILQPFWGKEVGWWKLWVLAFSSIAVVALVFVVHRYEYGKTYVTAYEAAEEKRTTLAEYLRKLPLSYFGKKDLTEITINMMSDCGTIEQSFSSIIPAFGGTMLNLLLTCTLLAVFEWRMALAIFISVPVSFGFLLLCRKTHDYIGKMHLQSKLDASEQMQEYLEGIKVIKAFGLGGDKFKSLENAYRNLMKISTKTETVNGALTTVSMMMLRFGIPLTIFAGLNLVVSESLALPYFLMFLIFSSRIYSSLSTPLALWRDLLYAMLSIRRLHSVYEEKTMGGSDTLTLTHYTIELDNVSFGYQNKLVIKDVSFCIPQGKVTALVGPSGSGKSTISKLIARFWDINAGSIRIGGTDIRDIDPEHLFTWISFVFQDVVLFNDTIYNNIAIGKAGASKEEVEEAARRANCHEFVSRLPDRYDTLVGENGNTLSGGERQRISIARALLKDAPIILLDEATASLDPENELEIQGALSQLIKNKTVVVIAHRLRTIAGADNIVVLENGKVVQQGAGAELLKTGGLYARLFGIQQDNAEWSLES, from the coding sequence ATGCTGAAAAAGGTACTTATTTTAACGGATCGATCAGATAAAGAACTAAAAAAATCAATACTTGCGTCTTTTCTCGCTCAACTCAGCTTATCGCTGCCGGTTATGATTTTAATGATGACTTTTATGGAAATTTTGCAGCCTTTCTGGGGAAAAGAGGTTGGCTGGTGGAAACTTTGGGTATTGGCGTTTTCTTCTATTGCAGTTGTTGCGCTGGTGTTCGTGGTGCATCGCTATGAGTATGGAAAAACCTACGTCACTGCCTATGAAGCAGCCGAAGAAAAGCGTACAACTCTCGCCGAATACTTGCGGAAACTGCCTCTTTCTTACTTTGGTAAAAAGGATCTAACGGAAATCACCATAAACATGATGAGTGACTGCGGAACCATAGAACAAAGCTTCTCCTCCATTATCCCGGCATTTGGCGGAACCATGCTCAATCTGCTTCTGACCTGCACATTACTGGCTGTTTTTGAGTGGCGAATGGCTTTGGCTATTTTTATCAGTGTTCCTGTTTCCTTTGGCTTTTTGTTGCTTTGCCGTAAAACACACGATTATATTGGGAAGATGCATCTGCAAAGTAAGCTTGATGCATCTGAGCAGATGCAGGAGTATCTGGAAGGTATTAAGGTGATCAAGGCATTCGGGCTGGGCGGTGACAAGTTTAAAAGCCTTGAGAATGCCTACCGAAATCTGATGAAAATAAGCACTAAGACGGAAACGGTGAATGGTGCACTTACTACTGTTTCCATGATGATGCTTCGCTTTGGTATTCCGCTTACTATTTTTGCGGGATTAAATCTTGTAGTATCGGAGAGCCTGGCACTTCCCTATTTTTTAATGTTCCTCATTTTTTCAAGCCGAATCTATTCAAGTCTTTCCACGCCCCTTGCCTTATGGAGAGACTTACTTTATGCCATGCTTTCCATTAGAAGACTTCATTCTGTCTATGAGGAAAAGACCATGGGAGGAAGCGATACGCTTACCTTGACACATTATACAATTGAATTGGATAATGTCAGCTTCGGATATCAGAATAAATTAGTGATAAAGGACGTAAGTTTCTGTATTCCACAAGGAAAGGTCACGGCTTTGGTGGGACCTTCAGGTAGCGGAAAAAGCACTATATCCAAGCTTATTGCCCGGTTTTGGGATATAAATGCGGGCAGTATCCGCATTGGCGGGACAGATATACGGGACATTGATCCTGAACATCTGTTTACGTGGATTTCTTTTGTATTTCAGGATGTGGTCTTATTTAACGATACTATATATAACAACATTGCTATTGGTAAGGCAGGGGCTTCTAAGGAAGAAGTTGAAGAGGCAGCCAGACGAGCCAATTGCCATGAATTTGTGTCACGACTGCCGGATAGATACGACACGCTTGTTGGAGAAAATGGTAATACCCTGTCAGGAGGCGAACGGCAGCGTATCTCAATTGCCCGCGCCCTTTTAAAAGATGCTCCGATCATACTGCTGGATGAGGCGACAGCTTCCCTTGACCCCGAAAATGAACTGGAAATACAAGGGGCTCTTTCACAGTTAATCAAGAACAAAACAGTAGTTGTGATTGCCCACAGGCTTCGTACCATAGCGGGAGCGGACAACATTGTGGTATTGGAAAATGGGAAAGTGGTTCAACAGGGTGCCGGGGCAGAGCTTTTAAAGACCGGAGGGCTTTACGCAAGATTATTCGGCATACAGCAGGATAATGCCGAATGGTCTTTGGAATCGTAA
- a CDS encoding ABC transporter ATP-binding protein, with the protein MYNQTNKKTGNISWLLQLAGKKKVNILLACLFSVSSAILSFVPYICVYFILREILKAPNNPVGISFGTAGIYAWLALGAVGLGLLFSFISSVLSHGAAYKILFELRMKFAEHISELPMGFHTSNSTGKLRKLMDENVEKIELFIAHQLPDAVGALASPVVMLIVLFLFDWRMGLACLLPIVLSFIAQAGNLSNPKSREFMDSFQDLQDKMNSSAVEYVRGIYVVKAFNQTVYSFRKFHDTILEYKDSAIRYTHSVKNTYCAFLVLLNSVFLFLLPVGILIGSRERDYQAFAISFLFYLIFSMGVAGPVSKLMYVFVQSFMVLSSIKRVKAVFDTPVLKSAVKGEEPKGNGISFEHVFFSYNKDDENETLHDVSFVAEPGQVTALVGPSGSGKSTIAQLIPRFWDIDSGKITVGGVNITDIKPSDLMGAVSFVFQDVFLFKKSILENIKIGNENATDVQAIEAAKSAMCHEFIESLPNGYHSVLGSRGTYLSGGERQRIIIARAILKNAPIVILDEATAFADPENERKIQIALEKLMENKTVIVIAHRLSTIKNADKIIVVDDGKVAEEGTHEELIQYGAKYKHMWDVYNRALTWSLA; encoded by the coding sequence ATGTACAATCAAACAAATAAAAAGACCGGCAATATTAGCTGGCTGTTACAGCTGGCAGGCAAGAAAAAGGTGAATATACTGCTTGCCTGCCTGTTTTCTGTGTCCAGTGCGATACTTTCTTTTGTACCGTATATTTGTGTGTATTTTATTCTCAGAGAAATATTAAAAGCGCCAAATAATCCTGTGGGAATATCATTTGGTACTGCTGGTATTTATGCGTGGCTTGCATTGGGTGCAGTAGGCCTTGGACTTTTGTTCTCATTTATATCATCGGTTCTATCTCATGGAGCTGCCTATAAAATTCTATTTGAGCTGCGCATGAAGTTTGCTGAACACATAAGCGAACTGCCAATGGGGTTTCATACAAGTAATTCAACCGGAAAATTACGAAAACTTATGGATGAAAATGTCGAAAAAATAGAATTATTTATTGCCCATCAGCTTCCTGACGCGGTAGGCGCTCTGGCATCGCCTGTTGTTATGCTGATTGTTTTATTTCTGTTTGACTGGAGAATGGGTCTTGCCTGTCTTCTTCCTATCGTTCTTAGCTTTATTGCACAGGCCGGAAACTTATCCAATCCAAAGTCCAGAGAATTTATGGATAGTTTTCAGGATTTACAGGACAAAATGAACAGCTCGGCCGTGGAGTATGTACGAGGTATCTACGTGGTAAAAGCATTTAACCAAACCGTGTACTCTTTTCGTAAATTCCACGATACAATCCTGGAATACAAAGACAGTGCTATCCGTTATACCCACTCGGTAAAAAATACTTACTGCGCCTTTCTTGTGCTTCTTAATTCCGTGTTTCTGTTTCTCCTTCCTGTGGGGATACTAATTGGAAGCCGTGAACGGGATTATCAGGCATTTGCAATATCTTTCTTATTCTATTTAATTTTTAGTATGGGCGTTGCCGGACCAGTGTCAAAGCTGATGTATGTGTTTGTACAAAGCTTCATGGTATTATCCAGTATCAAACGAGTGAAAGCTGTGTTCGATACGCCTGTTTTAAAAAGTGCTGTGAAAGGCGAAGAACCAAAAGGAAATGGCATTTCTTTTGAACATGTTTTCTTTTCTTACAATAAAGATGATGAAAATGAGACTCTTCATGATGTGAGTTTTGTAGCAGAACCGGGGCAGGTTACCGCATTGGTGGGTCCCTCCGGCAGCGGCAAAAGTACTATCGCACAATTGATTCCCCGTTTCTGGGATATTGACAGCGGAAAGATAACCGTCGGAGGGGTAAATATTACGGATATAAAGCCCTCCGATCTGATGGGTGCGGTAAGTTTTGTATTTCAGGATGTTTTTCTTTTTAAGAAAAGTATTTTGGAAAATATTAAGATTGGAAACGAAAATGCTACTGACGTGCAAGCCATTGAGGCTGCAAAATCTGCCATGTGCCACGAGTTTATCGAGTCTCTGCCAAACGGATATCACTCCGTGCTGGGAAGTCGTGGGACATATCTTTCGGGTGGAGAACGACAGCGGATTATAATCGCACGGGCTATATTAAAAAATGCGCCTATTGTCATTCTGGATGAAGCAACAGCCTTTGCTGACCCGGAGAATGAACGGAAGATCCAGATCGCGCTGGAAAAATTGATGGAAAATAAAACCGTCATTGTAATCGCTCATCGCCTTTCCACTATTAAAAATGCAGATAAGATCATCGTTGTGGACGATGGGAAGGTAGCGGAAGAAGGGACTCACGAAGAACTTATACAGTATGGTGCAAAATACAAGCATATGTGGGATGTTTACAACAGAGCACTCACATGGAGTCTTGCATAA
- a CDS encoding transketolase — protein MEQEQRKKMLSLGMKIREQALKAVQVPNSGHIGGSFSEADILAVLYFDKMNIDPENPRMQDRDRFVLSKGHASPGLYATLALRGFFPVEELKTFRNVDSDLSGHVEMTKVRGVDMSAGSLGQGLSAAVGMAVSGQIYQKEYRVYAMVGDGEIQEGQIWEAVMAAGNYKLDNLMLFVDNNNLQIDGTVEEIMSPYPIDDKFKAFNWNVICIDGHDPEAIADAVEQAKSFKGRPTVAIAKTVKGKGVSFMENNVNWHGKTPSPEQYEQAFKEIREQIEELEV, from the coding sequence ATGGAGCAAGAACAAAGAAAAAAAATGCTGTCGCTTGGAATGAAAATACGCGAACAAGCGCTGAAGGCGGTACAGGTGCCAAATTCAGGACATATCGGAGGTTCGTTTTCAGAAGCGGATATTTTGGCAGTACTTTATTTTGACAAGATGAATATCGACCCTGAAAATCCAAGGATGCAGGATAGGGACCGTTTTGTATTGTCTAAGGGGCATGCCAGCCCGGGGCTGTATGCGACTTTGGCCCTGCGGGGGTTCTTTCCGGTGGAGGAACTGAAGACATTTAGAAATGTGGACAGCGATCTTTCCGGCCACGTAGAGATGACGAAAGTGCGCGGTGTGGATATGTCCGCAGGTTCCTTAGGACAAGGCCTTTCCGCTGCGGTTGGAATGGCTGTTTCCGGACAGATTTACCAAAAGGAGTATAGGGTATATGCGATGGTCGGTGACGGAGAGATCCAGGAAGGACAGATATGGGAAGCAGTAATGGCAGCAGGAAATTATAAGCTGGACAACCTCATGCTGTTCGTGGACAACAATAATTTACAGATTGACGGAACCGTAGAGGAGATCATGTCTCCCTATCCCATCGACGACAAGTTTAAAGCCTTTAACTGGAATGTGATATGCATAGACGGACACGATCCGGAAGCAATCGCGGACGCTGTAGAACAGGCGAAGTCCTTCAAGGGAAGGCCTACTGTGGCTATCGCAAAGACCGTAAAGGGCAAAGGCGTTTCCTTCATGGAAAACAACGTGAACTGGCATGGAAAAACCCCTTCCCCGGAACAATATGAGCAGGCTTTTAAAGAAATCCGGGAACAAATAGAAGAGCTGGAGGTATAG
- a CDS encoding transketolase family protein, with amino-acid sequence MGEIISTREAYGRALCECGENPDIVAFDADLTICTMSCYFAEKYPERFRNAGIAEANMIGMSAGVAATGKTVFCHTFAMFAAGRGYDQIRNSVAYPRLNVKVVGTHAGLSVGEDGATHQCIEDLSLMRTIPGMVVINPCDANETEAAVKAMIEYEGPCYLRLGRSGVENVTPNFKNYDFQIGKGVTLKEGNDVTIIATGLMVQIALEAAELLKGDGIVARVIDMHTIKPIDRDIIVKAAKETGAIVTTEEHNVIGGLGAAVAEVLGETYPVPLIRHGVEDIFGHSGTAQALMEKYGLNKNKLAEKVKLAVSMKR; translated from the coding sequence ATGGGAGAAATAATTTCAACGAGGGAAGCCTATGGGCGCGCTCTTTGTGAATGCGGAGAGAATCCTGATATTGTGGCATTCGATGCAGACTTGACCATATGCACGATGTCATGCTATTTTGCGGAGAAATATCCGGAGAGATTTCGCAATGCCGGTATTGCGGAAGCAAATATGATAGGAATGTCTGCCGGGGTGGCAGCCACGGGTAAAACGGTCTTCTGCCATACTTTTGCCATGTTCGCAGCAGGAAGAGGCTATGACCAGATTAGAAACTCTGTGGCATATCCGAGGCTGAATGTAAAAGTAGTAGGTACTCACGCAGGACTTTCGGTGGGAGAAGACGGAGCTACCCATCAATGTATTGAAGATTTAAGCTTGATGCGCACCATTCCGGGAATGGTAGTAATAAACCCATGCGATGCCAATGAGACTGAAGCAGCCGTAAAAGCTATGATTGAGTACGAAGGTCCGTGCTATCTCAGACTGGGACGCTCAGGGGTGGAAAATGTTACTCCTAATTTCAAGAACTATGATTTCCAGATAGGAAAGGGCGTTACCCTAAAAGAGGGCAATGACGTAACAATTATAGCCACCGGACTCATGGTCCAGATTGCTTTGGAAGCAGCGGAGCTTTTGAAGGGAGATGGGATCGTGGCCAGAGTCATCGACATGCATACCATTAAGCCCATAGACAGGGATATTATCGTAAAGGCGGCGAAAGAGACAGGTGCCATCGTAACGACAGAGGAGCACAACGTGATAGGAGGATTAGGAGCAGCAGTAGCGGAAGTGCTCGGCGAGACCTACCCCGTTCCCCTGATCCGTCATGGCGTGGAGGATATATTCGGTCATTCGGGAACTGCGCAGGCGCTTATGGAGAAATACGGCCTGAATAAAAACAAGCTGGCTGAAAAGGTAAAACTGGCTGTCAGCATGAAAAGATAA